The Paracholeplasma brassicae genome contains a region encoding:
- the cdaA gene encoding diadenylate cyclase CdaA, producing MTEWVKILLDGYIVWIVVYFLISFFIGSKRVFKIFLSVVFIYLITFFAKHFKLEASYEILTYVETWLPLALIVILAPDIRRSFETAWLLDNKKDMAVLGSQETKNHIVEAVMYLSSQKIGALITIEKHNSLDQYADRAIIMNSLVSKELLINIFTPLTPLHDGAVIIRGDSIRCAGAYYVLSESTKYDKTMGSRHRAALGISEVTDSFTIVVSEETGTISIVMEGIMLKINDREKIYEYLNMFMK from the coding sequence ATGACCGAATGGGTAAAAATTCTACTCGATGGGTATATCGTGTGGATTGTCGTTTATTTTTTAATTAGCTTTTTTATCGGTAGTAAGCGGGTTTTTAAAATCTTCTTATCCGTTGTTTTTATTTATTTGATTACATTCTTTGCCAAACACTTTAAACTTGAGGCGAGTTATGAGATATTGACCTATGTAGAAACGTGGTTACCACTGGCGCTAATTGTCATTTTAGCACCAGACATTAGACGCAGTTTTGAAACGGCATGGTTACTTGATAATAAAAAAGATATGGCGGTCTTGGGTTCTCAAGAGACAAAAAACCACATCGTTGAAGCGGTTATGTATTTGTCGAGCCAAAAAATTGGGGCACTGATTACAATTGAAAAACACAATTCGCTTGATCAGTACGCGGATCGTGCGATTATCATGAACTCGTTAGTTTCCAAAGAGTTACTCATTAATATATTTACACCACTCACACCACTGCATGACGGTGCGGTTATTATTCGAGGTGATTCCATCAGATGTGCTGGGGCTTATTACGTATTATCCGAATCAACCAAATACGATAAGACGATGGGTTCAAGACACCGAGCTGCACTTGGTATCTCTGAGGTTACGGACTCATTTACGATTGTGGTTTCAGAAGAAACAGGGACCATTTCAATTGTAATGGAAGGTATTATGTTGAAGATAAATGACCGTGAGAAGATTTATGAGTATTTAAATATGTTTATGAAATAA
- a CDS encoding vitamin B12-dependent ribonucleotide reductase, with translation MKYEDKLVDKLNQDITTHFKHLHPITPDMHMRFEGVSRLVMLDRYTQKDLSLKTLSVGDLVVAVIKHDPKFPARGIGYVIALEKDSVTIKVEDEFIGQIGDDHVDGVIKRNYREIEKPLEIYYEQIAKRVGKNLGEGEPMDRQNAFVEELKNLRLIPAGRVLYGAGSQSQVTYFNCYVMPFIEDSREGLANHRKEVMEIMARGGGVGTNGSTLRPKNALAKGVNGKSSGSVSWLHDLAQLTHLVEQGGSRRGAQMIMLADWHPDIIEFIISKMQNPRILRFIIEQTDNDFIKSLAKEKLKFKPLSFDEFQMYEKIIEISEQNPQAFNSSSIDEARRLLSDGGRYEVNNPDFLTGANISVAITKDFMDAVENDAMYDLKFPDLDGYTKEQKAFYDQEWKNIGDVRKFEALGYPSKVYRQIKAKDLWNLINVCATYSAEPGIFFIDNANDYTNATSYGQSVVCTNPCGEQPLAPYSVCNLAAINLATMVNKHTHEVLWDQLATTIKNAVRMQDNVIDQTYYFLEQNKQQALGERRIGMGVMGLHDLLIYANKRYGSLEGNLLVNELFRFIAIKAYETSVEIAKEKGSFPFLEQFGSREAFVKGKFIQKLPKSLQQDILKYGIRNSHLLTIAPTGSTGTMVGVSTGLEPYFAFTYFRSGRLGKFIEVNAPIVETYLQLNPQHTRENLPDIFVAAMELQPEEHADVQCIIQNWVDSSISKTVNAPRGYTVEDVERVYMRLYKGGAKGGTVYVDGSRDSQVLSLKKESKEVQVDITDLGIKLDEKQTPTHNDEIKTPLRGDRQDREIGAEVGNLCPVCREGIVQDIGGCHTCTNCGAQLKCGL, from the coding sequence ATGAAATACGAAGATAAATTAGTAGATAAACTGAATCAAGATATTACCACTCACTTTAAACACCTACACCCGATTACGCCTGACATGCACATGCGTTTTGAAGGTGTTTCTAGACTTGTAATGCTTGATAGATACACTCAAAAAGACCTTTCACTAAAAACCTTATCGGTTGGTGACTTAGTCGTTGCTGTTATCAAGCACGACCCAAAATTCCCAGCACGCGGGATCGGTTATGTGATCGCCCTTGAAAAAGATTCTGTTACAATCAAAGTAGAGGATGAATTCATTGGACAAATCGGCGATGATCACGTGGATGGTGTCATCAAACGTAATTATAGAGAAATCGAAAAACCACTTGAAATTTACTATGAACAAATCGCAAAACGTGTCGGTAAAAACCTAGGCGAAGGCGAACCAATGGACCGTCAAAACGCATTTGTTGAAGAACTTAAAAACTTAAGGTTAATCCCTGCCGGACGTGTCTTGTATGGGGCTGGTTCACAGTCTCAAGTGACTTACTTTAACTGCTATGTCATGCCTTTTATTGAAGACTCAAGAGAAGGCTTAGCAAACCACCGAAAAGAAGTCATGGAAATCATGGCTAGAGGTGGTGGTGTTGGAACCAACGGCTCCACACTAAGACCAAAAAACGCACTTGCTAAAGGTGTGAATGGTAAATCAAGCGGCTCCGTATCATGGCTTCACGATTTAGCCCAATTAACACACTTAGTTGAACAAGGCGGCTCTAGAAGAGGCGCACAAATGATCATGCTTGCCGATTGGCATCCTGACATCATTGAGTTCATCATCTCAAAAATGCAAAACCCAAGAATCCTTAGATTCATCATCGAACAAACGGATAATGACTTCATTAAGTCACTTGCAAAAGAAAAGCTAAAATTCAAACCACTGTCTTTTGATGAGTTCCAAATGTATGAAAAAATCATTGAAATCAGTGAACAAAACCCACAAGCGTTTAACTCATCTAGCATTGATGAAGCCAGACGTCTTCTATCGGATGGTGGACGCTATGAAGTTAACAATCCAGATTTCCTAACAGGTGCAAATATTTCTGTTGCCATCACTAAAGACTTTATGGATGCCGTAGAAAACGACGCCATGTATGACCTTAAGTTCCCGGACTTAGATGGTTACACCAAAGAACAAAAAGCGTTTTATGATCAGGAATGGAAAAACATCGGTGACGTTAGAAAATTCGAAGCCCTTGGCTATCCAAGTAAGGTTTACCGCCAAATCAAAGCCAAAGATTTGTGGAACCTAATTAACGTTTGTGCCACCTATTCAGCAGAACCTGGCATCTTCTTTATCGATAACGCCAATGACTACACCAACGCCACTTCATACGGCCAAAGTGTCGTTTGTACGAACCCATGTGGCGAACAACCACTAGCACCATACTCAGTTTGTAACCTCGCAGCTATTAACCTAGCAACGATGGTAAACAAACATACCCATGAAGTGCTTTGGGATCAACTAGCAACGACCATCAAGAATGCCGTACGTATGCAAGACAACGTCATTGATCAAACCTATTACTTCCTTGAACAAAACAAACAACAAGCCCTTGGCGAACGCCGTATCGGTATGGGTGTCATGGGGTTACATGATTTATTAATTTACGCAAACAAACGCTATGGTTCGCTTGAGGGTAACCTTTTAGTCAATGAACTCTTCCGTTTTATTGCAATCAAAGCTTACGAAACGTCCGTTGAAATTGCCAAAGAAAAAGGGTCTTTCCCTTTCCTTGAGCAATTTGGTTCAAGAGAAGCCTTTGTCAAAGGTAAGTTCATTCAAAAATTACCAAAATCCTTACAACAAGACATTCTTAAGTATGGCATTAGAAACTCGCATCTTCTAACCATCGCACCAACCGGTTCGACTGGTACCATGGTCGGTGTTTCTACTGGTTTAGAACCATACTTTGCATTTACCTACTTTAGAAGTGGCCGTTTAGGCAAATTCATTGAAGTAAATGCCCCAATCGTAGAAACCTACTTACAATTAAACCCACAACACACTAGAGAAAATCTACCAGACATCTTTGTAGCTGCTATGGAACTTCAACCAGAGGAACACGCAGACGTGCAATGCATCATTCAAAACTGGGTTGACTCATCTATCTCTAAGACCGTTAATGCCCCAAGAGGTTATACCGTCGAAGACGTTGAACGTGTTTACATGCGTCTTTATAAAGGTGGCGCTAAAGGTGGTACAGTTTACGTTGATGGCTCAAGAGACTCTCAAGTCTTATCACTCAAAAAAGAGTCTAAAGAAGTCCAAGTCGACATTACTGACCTTGGTATTAAACTAGACGAAAAACAAACACCGACACACAACGATGAAATCAAAACGCCTTTAAGAGGCGATAGACAAGACCGCGAAATCGGGGCTGAGGTTGGAAACCTATGCCCAGTATGTCGTGAAGGCATTGTCCAAGACATCGGTGGCTGTCATACCTGCACTAACTGTGGTGCACAGTTAAAGTGTGGTTTATAA
- the hflX gene encoding GTPase HflX codes for MDNALLVFLDLGLYDLAESKKELENLAIAAELNVLDSMTQKLDKPTSNYYIGSGKVVELKKTVDVLKIDVCVFDTELSPAQIRNLEEALDTQVIDRGFLILQIFAKRAKTKEARLEIDLAQQKYLLPRLIGLSSSLSRQGGGSFNSKGPGEKKLELDRRRIESNITKLEDQLKKVHLEKKVNQKRRQSNQIPIVALVGYTNAGKSSTMNSLLMKLMRNEEKKVFEKNMLFATLQTQARQINYYNEPSFILTDTVGFVSRLPHDLVNSFKSTLEEVKQADLILHIIDGSNPNYQHQMTTTNDVLDSIEASHIETINVLTKLDLMINQTPITDFKYLSISNKTKTNLDFLIDEIYTRLFGQKVEVDLSFTYEEKSLINALYQSSKIIDISYLEDEIRVKSIIRESQLVTYQNQLLQKELPSNEK; via the coding sequence ATGGATAACGCATTACTAGTCTTTTTAGATCTCGGACTTTACGATCTTGCCGAATCTAAAAAAGAACTCGAAAATTTAGCAATTGCTGCAGAACTGAATGTCCTTGACTCAATGACACAAAAACTCGATAAACCGACCAGTAATTATTACATCGGTAGTGGGAAAGTAGTCGAACTCAAGAAAACGGTTGACGTTCTCAAAATAGATGTTTGTGTGTTTGATACCGAACTAAGTCCTGCTCAAATTAGAAATCTCGAAGAAGCCTTAGACACGCAAGTCATTGATCGCGGTTTTTTAATTTTGCAAATCTTTGCGAAAAGAGCAAAAACAAAAGAAGCTCGCTTAGAAATTGATTTGGCTCAACAAAAATACTTACTACCAAGACTGATCGGTCTTTCCTCAAGCCTCTCTAGGCAGGGTGGTGGTTCGTTTAACTCCAAAGGGCCTGGTGAAAAAAAACTAGAACTAGACCGACGACGCATTGAATCAAACATCACAAAACTAGAAGATCAACTCAAAAAAGTCCATCTAGAAAAGAAAGTCAATCAAAAGAGACGACAATCCAATCAAATCCCAATCGTCGCCCTGGTTGGTTATACGAATGCCGGCAAATCCTCGACCATGAATTCTTTACTCATGAAGTTAATGCGAAACGAAGAAAAAAAGGTCTTCGAGAAAAACATGCTGTTTGCGACACTACAAACACAAGCCAGACAAATCAACTACTATAACGAACCAAGCTTTATCTTAACCGACACCGTTGGATTTGTATCTCGCCTTCCTCACGATTTAGTCAATTCATTTAAATCGACCCTAGAAGAGGTTAAACAAGCCGATTTAATTCTGCATATCATTGATGGTTCAAACCCAAATTACCAACATCAAATGACCACCACCAACGACGTCTTAGATTCAATTGAAGCAAGTCATATTGAAACAATCAACGTTTTAACGAAGTTAGATTTAATGATTAATCAAACCCCAATAACCGATTTCAAATACCTAAGTATTTCTAATAAAACAAAGACAAATCTTGACTTTTTAATTGATGAAATATATACACGATTGTTTGGACAAAAAGTCGAAGTTGATTTATCCTTTACCTACGAAGAAAAATCCCTGATTAATGCGCTTTATCAGTCCTCAAAGATCATTGATATCAGTTACTTAGAAGATGAAATTAGAGTGAAATCCATCATTAGAGAATCTCAACTAGTGACTTATCAAAATCAATTACTTCAAAAGGAACTACCAAGCAATGAAAAATAA
- a CDS encoding cation diffusion facilitator family transporter: MKNKINTVIWISLIINILLSVLKLYYGFKGNAGSLKSDGFNSLSDVFVSIMILITLKIAHKKPDENHPYGHEKFEGLMYFLLGLVLVLTAFSIGANGISELYDYFIHKRVFIKPSTSTIYVAVIAILLKLLLSYLTITASKKYKAPALKADSVNHLTDVFATSASLIGITLAQFNLIYFDSIASILIALLILLSSVEILKEAISFLVDASAEKEVVSNINQTIKTVLGVIRIDDLKVRKHMKHYYVDVEICVDERLSLKEAHDIAENVHDTIEETYLDVLHCMVHVNPGVPKKKK, encoded by the coding sequence ATGAAAAATAAAATAAATACCGTTATATGGATTAGTTTAATCATTAATATTTTACTATCCGTTTTAAAACTCTACTATGGTTTTAAAGGTAACGCAGGTTCATTAAAAAGCGATGGCTTTAACTCACTATCGGACGTATTCGTATCAATCATGATTTTGATTACATTAAAAATCGCACATAAAAAACCAGATGAGAATCATCCCTATGGACATGAAAAATTTGAAGGATTAATGTATTTTCTGCTTGGTCTAGTATTAGTCTTAACCGCATTTTCAATTGGTGCCAACGGCATCTCAGAATTATACGATTATTTCATTCATAAACGTGTTTTTATTAAACCTAGCACCTCAACCATATACGTCGCAGTCATTGCGATTCTACTTAAACTACTGCTAAGTTATTTGACCATCACAGCGTCTAAAAAATATAAGGCACCTGCGTTAAAAGCCGATAGCGTCAATCACTTAACCGACGTTTTCGCAACCTCTGCTTCGTTGATTGGTATTACCTTAGCACAGTTTAACTTAATCTACTTTGACTCGATTGCCTCTATACTAATTGCCCTACTGATTCTACTTTCCTCAGTTGAAATATTAAAAGAAGCCATTTCATTTTTAGTCGATGCCTCAGCAGAAAAAGAAGTTGTTTCAAACATCAATCAAACCATAAAAACCGTCTTAGGTGTGATCCGAATTGATGATTTGAAAGTCAGAAAACATATGAAACACTACTACGTTGACGTTGAGATTTGTGTCGATGAGCGCTTATCTTTAAAAGAAGCTCATGACATCGCAGAAAACGTCCATGACACGATTGAAGAAACCTACCTTGACGTGCTTCATTGTATGGTTCACGTCAACCCTGGTGTACCCAAAAAGAAAAAATAG
- the dusB gene encoding tRNA dihydrouridine synthase DusB yields the protein MAFKIGTIEIDSNVVLAPMAGVSNAAFRVISRELGAGVVFAEMVSDKGLMYDNEKTKDLLKSLSSEHPYAQQIFGSDKESMVKAAIYIDQHTDCDIIDINMGCPVPKVAARAQAGAALLKDPDKIYEIVKAIQEAVTKPVTVKIRTGWDDASINAVEVAKKIEQAGAKAITVHGRTRAQMYSGRANLDVIKAVKEAVSIPVIANGDVTNGKEARYVLDYTKADAVMVGRAALGNPWVFKEIDRYLKYQEETPKPSYKEIKDMILRHADILMELKGEHLAMLQMRGQSTWYFKGLPHASHTKSLLSKVSDYDTFRSIVDDYFNLIMTS from the coding sequence ATGGCATTTAAGATAGGAACAATCGAAATCGATTCAAACGTGGTTTTAGCACCAATGGCTGGTGTTTCAAATGCTGCGTTTCGTGTCATCTCAAGAGAACTAGGCGCAGGCGTTGTTTTTGCTGAGATGGTCTCAGACAAAGGTCTGATGTATGACAATGAAAAAACCAAAGACTTGCTTAAGAGTTTAAGTAGCGAACACCCTTACGCACAACAAATTTTTGGTTCGGATAAAGAATCCATGGTTAAAGCGGCAATATATATTGATCAACATACGGATTGTGACATCATTGACATTAACATGGGTTGTCCAGTCCCTAAAGTGGCTGCCCGTGCGCAAGCGGGTGCCGCATTATTAAAAGACCCAGATAAGATTTATGAGATCGTTAAAGCGATTCAAGAAGCGGTAACGAAACCCGTGACGGTTAAAATTAGAACCGGTTGGGATGATGCTAGTATTAACGCAGTAGAAGTCGCTAAAAAAATCGAACAAGCAGGCGCGAAAGCCATTACTGTTCATGGCAGAACAAGAGCTCAAATGTATTCAGGCAGAGCCAATCTTGATGTCATTAAGGCGGTTAAAGAAGCGGTATCCATCCCTGTCATCGCAAACGGTGATGTCACCAATGGAAAAGAAGCGAGATACGTACTGGATTACACGAAAGCCGATGCAGTCATGGTCGGAAGAGCAGCACTTGGTAACCCATGGGTATTTAAAGAAATTGACCGCTATTTAAAATACCAAGAAGAAACACCAAAACCAAGTTACAAAGAAATCAAAGACATGATTCTAAGACACGCGGATATTTTGATGGAACTCAAAGGTGAACACTTAGCGATGTTACAAATGCGAGGGCAAAGCACGTGGTATTTTAAAGGCTTACCACACGCGTCACACACGAAGTCGTTATTATCTAAGGTATCAGATTATGACACGTTTAGAAGTATTGTCGATGACTATTTTAATTTGATTATGACAAGTTAA